One Takifugu rubripes chromosome 2, fTakRub1.2, whole genome shotgun sequence genomic region harbors:
- the hectd1 gene encoding E3 ubiquitin-protein ligase HECTD1 isoform X1 has protein sequence MADVDPDTLLEWLQMGQGDERDMQLIALEQLCMLLLMSDNVDRCFETCPPRTFLPALCKIFLDESAPDNVLEVTARAITYYLDVSAECTRRIVGVDGAIKALCNRLVVVELNNRTSRDLAEQCVKVLELICTRESGAVFEAGGLNCVLSFIRDSGHLVHKDTLHSAMAVVSRLCSKMEPQDSSLETCVESLSSLLKHEDHQVSDGALRCFASLADRFTRRGVDPAPLAKHGLTEELLCRMAAAGGTVSGPPSSCKPGRVSTGAAPPAPDSKLSNQVSTIVSLLSTLCRGSPLVTHDLLRSALPDSMESALGGDERCVLDTMRLVDLLLVLLFEGRKALPKSTAGSTGRIPGLRRLDSSGERSHRQLIDCIRSKDTDALIDAIDTGAFEVNFMDDVGQTLLNWASAFGTQEMVEFLCERGADVNRGQRSSSLHYAACFGRPQVAKTLLRHGANPDLRDEDGKTPLDKARERGHSEVVAILQSPGDWMCPVNKGDDKKKKDVNKEEEEGSEPKGDPEMAPVYLKRLLPVFAQTFQQTMLPSIRKASLALIRKMVHYSSEVLLKEVCDSESGHNLPTVLVEITATVLDQEFVFQDDDDGHLLALQIIRDLVDKGGDVFLDQLARLGVINKVSTLAGPASDDENEDESKPEKEEEVQEDAREIQQGKPYHWKDWSIIRGRDCLYIWSDAAALELSNGSNGWFRFILDGKLATMYSSGSPEGGSDSSESRSEFLEKLQRARSQVKPVTSSQPILSSVAPTKLTVGNWSLTCLKEGEIAIHNSDGQQATILKEDLPGFVFESNRGTKHSFTAETSLGSEFVTGWTGKRGRKLKSKLEKTKQKVKSMARELYDDHFKAVESMPRGVVVTLRNISTQLESAWELHTNRQCIEGENTWRDLMKTALENLIVVLKDENTISPYEMCSSGLVQALFTVLSNSVELDLKHDCKPLMERINVFKAAFSENEDNESRPAVALIRKLIAVLESIERLPLHLYDTPGSLYNLQILTRRLRFRLERAPGETALIDRTGRMLKMEPLATVESLEQYLLKMVAKQWYDFERSSFVFVRKLREGQSFTFRHQHDFDENGIIYWVGTNAKTAYEWVNPAAYGLVVVTSSEGRNLPYGRLEDILSRDSSALNCHTNDDKNAWFAVDLGLWVIPSAYTLRHARGYGRSALRNWVFQVSKDGQNWTTLYTHIDDCSLNEPGSTATWPLDPSKEEKQGWRHVRIKQMGKNASGQTHYLSLSGLELYGTVTAVCEDQLGKAVKEAEANLRRQRRLFRSQVMKYIVPGARVVRGIDWKWRDQDGNPPGEGTVTGEAHNGWIDVTWDAGGSNSYRMGAEGKFDLKLAPGYDPESAATAPSPKPVSSTVSGPSSMVGPSSMPVTNSGTTTTTSCSASSTSASLQQQQSWSSLVKNNCLDKGGATSLGGASSSSRKGSSSSVCSVASSSDISLSSSMGLMGVGGLRLEKRAEGLLLDQGVGMVTGSSVSTDVQQLEPIVVLSSVVDSGSGSASSSGTLTTDMPAPGDESRNKDSTTDPATAISMGLVSVSSPDVSSVSESSGKDAPSQRPLCSATNARLSVSSLLAAGAPMSSSASVPNLSSREASLMESFVRRAPNMSRTNATNNMNLSRSSSDNNTNTLGRNAMTSATSLMGAQSFPNLTTTGTTSTVTMSTSIVTSSNNVATATTGLSVGQLLSNTLTTSLTSTSSESDTGQEAEFSLYDFLDSCRANTLLAELDDEEDLPEPDDDDDENEDDNQEDQEYEEVLVIHPLFLLNYTVSSGTGSDVTDGLTFQEEEEYETKGGRRRTWDDDFVLKRQFSALVPAFDPRPGRTNVQQTTDLEIPPPGSPRSEVQEEVECAPSPHLSLTLKVAGLGTTREVELPLSNYKSTIFFYVQRLLQLSCSGTVKTDKLRRIWEPTYTIMYRELKDSDKEKESGKMDLCEHSTGISSRSGVLSPSSLLANQSGEILGIARELAQAKAGCGQSACGVEDVLQLLRILYIIGGDSASNTRTMQEDFEELQFNAAPEEFTSKKITTKILQQIEEPLALASGALPDWCEQLTAKCPFLIPFETRQLYFTCTAFGASRAIVWLQNRREASMERSRPSTTVRRDDPGEFRVGRLKHERVKVPRGEAMMEWAESVMQLHADRKSVLEVEFQGEEGTGLGPTLEFYALIAAEFQRTSLGIWLCDDDFPDDESRQVDLGGGLKPPGFYVQRSCGLFPAPFPQDSEELERITKLFHFLGIFLAKCIQDNRLVDLPLSQPFFKLLCMGDIKSNWSKLLYQSCSFTPGQDPERSHLQPFLLLSESEASTEESQETYSVGSFDEDSKSEFIMDPPKPKPPAWYHGILTWDDFQLVNPHRASFLKELKELAMKRRQILSSKSLSEDEKNTRLQDLMLRNPLGSGPPLSIEDLGLNFQFCPSSKVHGFSALDLKPNGDNEMVTMENAEEYVELMFDLCMHTGIQKQMEAFREGFNRVFPMEKMSSFSHKEVQMILCGNQSPSWTADDIINYTEPKLGYTRDSPGFLRFVRVLCGMSSDERKAFLQFTTGCSTLPPGGLANLHPRLTIVRKVDATDSSYPSVNTCVHYLKLPEYTSEDIMRERLLAATMEKGFHLN, from the exons ATGGCTGATGTGGACCCAGACACTCTGCTGGAGTGGCTGCAGATGGGACAAGGCGATGAGCGCGACATGCAGCTCATCGCCCTGGAACAGCTCTGCATGCTGTTGCTCATGTCGGACAACGTGGACCGCTGCTTTGAGAC GTGTCCTCCTCGGACATTCCTCCCAGCGCTCTGTAAGATCTTCCTGGATGAGAGTGCCCCAGATAACGTGTTGGAGGTCACAGCGAGGGCCATCACTTACTACCTGGATGTGTCTGCTGAGTGCACTAGGAGGATTGTGGGAGTGGACGGGGCTATCAAGGCTCTTTGCAAccggctggtggtggtggaacTGAACAATCGAACAAGCAGAGACCTGGCTGAGCAATGTGTGAAG gtgctggagctgaTCTGTACTCGGGAGTCTGGTGCCGTGTTTGAAGCTGGCGGCTTGAATTGTGTGCTGAGCTTCATCAGAGACAGCGGCCATCTCGTCCACAAGGACACTCTGCACTCGGCCATGGCTGTGGTGTCCCGTCTCTGCAGCAAGATGGAGCCTCAGGATTCGTCTCTGGAGACCTGCGTGGAGTCTCTGTCGAGTCTGCTCAAACATGAAGACCATCAG GTGTCTGATGGAGCGTTACGCTGCTTCGCGTCACTGGCCGACAGATTCACCCGCCGTGGTGTAGATCCTGCCCCTTTAGCCAAACATGGCCTGACAGAAGAACTGCTGTGTCGCATGGCCGCTGCCGGAGGCACCGTGTCGggccctccctcctcctgtaaGCCCGGCCGGGTGTCCACTGGTGCCGCCCCTCCAGCACCAGACTCCAAACTGAGCAACCAGGTCTCGACCATCGTGAGCCTGCTCTCGACCCTGTGCAGAGGCTCGCCACTCGTCACTCAT GACTTGCTGCGCTCCGCACTGCCTGACTCCATGGAGTCGGCCCTGGGAGGAGACGAGCGCTGTGTGCTGGACACCATGCGGCTGGTTGACCTCCTGTTGGTGCTACTGTTCGAAGGCCGGAAAGCGTTGCCTAAATCCACGGCGGGGTCAACAGGGCGAATCCCAGGGCTGCGACGCCTTGACAGCTCAGGGGAGAGATCACACCGACAGCTCATTGACTGTATTCGCAGCAAAGACACGGATGCTTTGATTGATGCCATTGACACGGGCG CTTTTGAGGTGAACTTCATGGATGACGTTGGACAGACACTACTTAACTGGGCTTCAGCATTTGGAACACAGGAAATG GTGGAATTTCTTTGTGAAAGGGGTGCTGATGTCAACCGAGGCCAGAGGTCGTCATCACTACACTATGCTGCTTGTTTTGGACGTCCACAAGTAGCCAAA acaCTGTTGCGTCATGGGGCGAACCCAGACTTGCGAGACGAGGATGGAAAGACACCGCTGGATAAGGCGAGGGAGCGAGGACATAGTGAGGTGGTGGCCATCCTACAGTCTCCAG GAGACTGGATGTGTCCAGTGAACAAGGGTGatgacaagaagaaaaaagatgtgaataaggaagaggaggaaggcagcGAGCCCAAAGGAGACCCAGAGATGGCTCCAGTTTACCTGAAGAGGCTTCTGCCTGTTTTTGCACAAACCTTTCAACAAACCATGCTGCCTTCTATCCG gaAAGCCAGCCTGGCTCTGATCAGGAAGATGGTTCACTACAGCAGCGAGGTGCTGCTGAAGGaggtgtgtgacagtgagtCGGGCCACAACCTGCCCACTGTGCTGGTGGAGATCACTGCCACTGTGCTGGACCAAGAG TTTGTGTTTCAGGACGACGACGACGGTCACCTCCTGGCTCTGCAGATCATCAGAGACCTGGTGGATAAAGGTGGGGACGTTTTCCTTGACCAGCTGGCTCGACTCGGTGTCATCAACAAGGTGTCGACTCTGGCTGGTCCGGCCTCTGATGACGAGAATGAGGACGAAAGCAAACCTGAGAAG gaggaggaagtgcaggAGGATGCCAGGGAAATTCAGCAGGGGAAGCCATACCACTGGAAGGACTGGTCCATCATCAGAGGGAGGGACTGTCTCTACATCTGGTCAGATGCTGCTGCCCTAGAGCTTTCCAATGGCTCCAATGGTTGGTTCCGATTTATTCTGGATGGAAAGTTGGCCACCATGTACTCCAGCGGGAGTCCAGAAGGAGGATCAGACAGCTCAG AGTCTCGCAGCGAGTTCCTGGAGAAGCTTCAGCGAGCAAGGAGTCAGGTGAAACCAGTAACATCCAGTCAGCCCATTCTGTCGAGTGTGGCACCCACAAAACTGACGGTGGGTAACTGGTCTCTGACCTGcctgaaagagggagagatcgcCATCCATAACTCTGATGGTCAGCAAGCCACTATCCTCAAGGAGGACCTCCCTGGCTTTGTGTTTGAGTCCAACAGAGGAACGAAGCACTCATTCACAGCAGAAACCTCCTTAG GTTCAGAGTTTGTGACTGGTTGGACAgggaagagaggcagaaaatTAAAGTCAAAGCTGGAAAAGACCAAACAGAAGGTCAAGAGTATGGCAAGGGAACTGTACGATGACCATTTCAAAGCTGTCGAGAGCATGCCCAGAGGGGTGGTTGTCACCCTGAGGAATATCTCCACCCAGCTGGAGTCGGCATGGGAGCTGCACACCAACCGACAG TGTATTGAGGGGGAGAACACGTGGAGGGACCTGATGAAAACAGCTCTGGAGAACCTGATTGTGGTTCTGAAGGATGAAAACACAATTTCTCCATACGAGATGTGCAGCAGCGGCCTGGTTCAGGCTCTGTTTACTGTCCTCAGCAAT AGTGTGGAACTGGACCTAAAACATGATTGTAAGCCTTTAATGGAGCGGATCAATGTCTTTAAGGCGGCTTTCAGCGAGAATGAAGACAATGAAAG CCGACCAGCTGTTGCCTTAATCCGAAAACTGATTGCTGTCCTGGAATCGATAGAACGTCTACCTCTGCACCTGTACGACACTCCAGGCTCTTTATACAACCTGCAA ATCTTGACGAGGAGGTTGCGTTTCCGTCTGGAGCGAGCGCCAGGTGAGACGGCTCTGATTGACCGGACGGGTCGCATGTTGAAGATGGAGCCACTCGCCACGGTGGAATCTCTGGAGCAGTACCTGTTGAAAATG GTGGCCAAGCAGTGGTATGACTTTGAGCGGTCATCCTTTGTTTTTGTGAGGAAGTTGAGGGAAGGACAGTCCTTCACTTTCAGGCACCAACACGACTTTGATGAGAACGGAATCATCTACTGGGTCGGCACCAACGCCAA GACAGCCTATGAGTGGGTGAATCCTGCCGCCTACGGTCTGGTGGTGGTGACCTCGTCGGAGGGACGGAACCTCCCTTATGGCCGTTTGGAAGATATCCTGAGTCGGGATAGCTCCGCTCTGAACTGTCACACTAACGATGACAAGAACGCCTGGTTTGCTGTTGACCTTGGCCTCTGGGTCATTCCATCAGCGTACACTTTGAGACATGCcag GGGTTACGGACGCTCTGCGTTACGAAACTGGGTGTTTCAGGTGTCGAAGGATGGTCAGAACTGGACCACTCTTTACACCCATATCGACGACTGCAGTCTCAATGAACCAGG GTCGACGGCCACGTGGCCTCTGGACCCCTccaaagaggagaagcagggcTGGAGACACGTCAGGATCAAACAAATGGGGAAGAACGCCAGCGGTCAGACACACTACCTGTCTCTGTCTGGACTGGAGCTGTATGGCACCGTCACCGCTGTCTGTGAGGACCAGCTAG GTAAAGCTGTGAAGGAAGCGGAGGCAAACCTCCGTCGACAGCGCAGACTCTTCCGTTCCCAAGTGATGAAGTACATCGTCCCAGGGGCGCGTGTCGTCCGTGGCATTGACTGGAAGTGGCGTGACCAAGATGGCAACCCTCCTGGAGAGGGAACCGTGACAGGGGAGGCTCACAATG GCTGGATTGATGTAACCTGGGATGCTGGCGGCTCTAACTCTTACCGTATGGGCGCTGAAGGGAAGTTTGACCTGAAGCTTGCTCCAGGGTACGACCCTGAGTCGGCTGCCACTGCGCCGTCACCCAAACCTGTCTCATCCACTGTTTCAGGCCCCTCCTCCATGGTGGGACCCTCCTCGATGCCAGTGACTAACAGCGGTACTACCACCACCACATCCTGCTCCGCATCCTCCACCTCAgcctccctgcagcagcagcagtcatggAGCAGCCTGGTGAAAAATAACTGTCTTGACAAGGGCGGGGCTACATCACTGGGCGGAGCCAGCTCCTCCAGTAGGAAGGGCAGCAGTAGCTCTGTTTGTAGCGTCgcctcctcctctgacatcagCCTGAGTTCTTCCATGGGGCTGATGGGTGTGGGAGGTCTGCGGCTGGAGAAGAGAGCTGAGGGGCTGTTGCTGGACCAGGGGGTGGGAATGGTAACAGGAAGTAGTGTCAGCACAGATGTGCAGCAACTGGAGCCCATTGTTGTACTGTCCTCTGTGGTAGACAGCGGATCTGGTTCCGCGTCAAGCTCTGGCACACTCACTACCGACATGCCGGCCCCCGGTGACGAATCAAGAAACAAAGACTCCACCACTGACCCAGCCACAGCCATTTCCATGGGGCTAGTGAGCGTTAGCTCTCCGGATGTTAGCTCGGTGTCAGAGTCCTCTGGCAAAGACGCGCCATCCCAAAGACCTCTGTGCTCGGCGACAAACGCTCGGCTGTCGGTCAGCTCCCTGCTGGCTGCCGGTGCCCCCATGAGCTCCAGCGCCAGTGTCCCCAACTTGTCGTCACGCGAGGCCAGTCTCATGGAGTCATTCGTCCGCCGCGCGCCCAACATGTCCAGAACTAACGCGACCAACAATATGAACctgagccgcagcagcagcgacaacaACACTAACACGTTGGGCAGGAATGCCATGACCTCTGCCA ctTCCCTCATGGGTGCTCAGAGCTTTCCTAACCTCACCACCACTGGTACCACCTCCACCGTTACCATGTCAACTTCCATAGTAACCAGCAGCAATAATGTAGCCACAGCAACCACGGGTCTGTCCGTGGGCCAGTTGTTAAGTAACACCCTGACCACCAGCCTGACATCCACATCCAGTGAGAGTGACACGGGTCAGGAAGCGGAGTTCTCTCTCTATG ACTTCTTAGACAGTTGTCGGGCCAACACTCTATTGGCTGAGCTTGATGACGAGGAGGATCTGCCAGAACcagacgacgacgatgatgagaATGAAGATGACAATCAGGAGGACCAGGAGTACGAGGAGGTCTTGGTAATACATCCACTCTTTTTGCTGAATTATACTGTGAgttcaggaacaggaagtgatgtcactgaTGGGCTTACTttccaggaagaggaggagtatgAGACCAAAGGAGGACGCAGGAGGACGTGGGATGATGACTTTGTCCTGAAGAGGCAGTTTTCTGCTCTGGTTCCTGCCTTTGACCCCCGACCAGGAAGAACCAACGTCCAACAGACAACAGACCTGGAGATCCCCCCTCCAG GAAGTCCTCGTTCAGAGGTCCAAGAGGAGGTGGAGTGtgctccttctcctcacctctctctcaccctgaaG GTGGCCGGGCTCGGTACAACCAGGGAGGTGGAGCTTCCCTTGTCCAACTACAAGTCCACCATCTTCTTCTACGTCcagcggctgctgcagctgtcctgTAGCGGAACAGTGAAGACGGACAAACTGCGACGCATATGGGAGCCCACATACAC GATCATGTATCGAGAACTCAAGGACTCTGACAAGGAAAAGGAGAGCGGAAAGATG gatctgTGCGAGCACAGCACCGGCATCAGCAGTCGCTCTGGTGTGCTGAGCCCAAGCTCACTTTTAGCTAATCAGAGTGGGGAGATACTTGGGATCGCGAGAGAGCTGGCACAAGCTAAGGCGGGCTGCGGCCAGAGCGCCTGCGGGGTGGAGGacgttctgcagctgctgcgcatCCTCTACATCATCGGAGGAGACTCCGCCTCCAACACGCGCACCATGCAGGAAG aCTTTGAAGAGCTCCAGTTTAATGCAGCTCCAGAGGAATTCACCAGTAAGAAGATCACCACAAAAATACTGCAGCAGATCGAG gaACCTTTAGCTCTGGCCAGCGGGGCGCTGCCGGACTGGTGCGAACAGCTCACCGCCAAGTGTCCGTTCCTCATCCCCTTTGAGACCCGGCAGCTTTACTTTACCTGCACGGCGTTCGGAGCATCAAG GGCCATCGTATGGCTCCAGAACCGCAGAGAAGCCTCCATGGAGCGCTCGCGGCCCTCCACCACGGTGCGGCGAGACGACCCCGGAGAGTTCAGAGTGGGCCGGCTTAAGCACGAGAGGGTCAAAGTTCCCAGAGGAGAAGCCATGATGGAGTGGGCGGAGTCAGTTATGCAGCTGCACGCTGACAGGAAGTCCGTGCTGGAG GTGGAGtttcagggggaggagggaaccGGCCTCGGTCCCACGCTGGAATTTTATGCTCTGATAGCTGCAGAATTTCAAAGAACTTCGCTCGGGATCTGGCTGTGTGATGACGACTTTCCCGACGACGAGTCGAGACAG GTGGACCTGGGTGGTGGTTTGAAGCCTCCAGGGTTCTATGTGCAGCGCTCGTGCGGCCTCTTCCCAGCACCGTTCCCTCAGGACAGCGAGGAGCTTGAGCGCATCACCAAGCTCTTCCACTTCCTGGGCATCTTCCTGGCCAAGTGTATCCAGGACAACCGTCTGGTggacctccctctctcccagcccTTCTTCAAACTGCTCTGCATGGGCGACATCAAGTCCAACTGGAGCAAACTGCTGTACCAGAGCTGTAGCTTCACTCCAGGCCAGGACCCGGAGCGCTCCCACCTGCAgcccttcctgctgctctctgagtCCGAGGCTTCCACTGAGGAGAGCCAGGAGACCTACTCAGTGGGCAGCTTCGACGAAGACTCCAAGTCCGAGTTCATAATGGATCCCCCGAAACCAAAACCACCAGCCTGGTACCACGGCATTCTCACCTGGGACGACTTCCAGCTGGTCAATCCACACAG GGCCAGTttcctgaaggagctgaaggagttggcgatgaagaggaggcagatCCTGTCCAGTAAGAGTTTATCTGAGGATGAGAAGAACACCAGACTCCAGGATCTGATGTTGAGGAACCCACTGGGTTCTGGACCCCCCCTCAGCATCGAGGACCttgg CCTAAACTTCCAGTTCTGTCCCTCCTCAAAAGTCCACGGCTTCTCCGCCCTGGACCTGAAACCAAATGGCGACAACGAG ATGGTTACCATGGAGAATGCAGAGGAGTAtgtggagctgatgtttgacCTGTGCATGCACACCGGCATTCAGAAACAAATGGAAGCATTCAGAG AGGGGTTCAATCGTGTCTTCCCAATGGAGAAGATGAGCTCCTTCAGCCACAAGGAGGTCCAGATGATCCTGTGTGGCAACCAATCACCTTCGTGGACAGCCGATGACATCATTAACTACACTGAGCCAAAGCTGGGTTACACCAGAGACAG TCCCGGCTTCCTGCGGTTTGTCAGAGTTTTGTGCGGAATGTCGTCGGATGAGAGGAAAgccttcctgcagttcaccacagGCTGCTCCACGCTGCCCCCCGGCGGCCTCGCCAACTTACACCCGCGCCTCACTATCGTGAGGAAG GTGGACGCTACAGACTCCAGCTACCCATCGGTCAACACCTGCGTCCACTACCTGAAGCTCCCTGAATATACCTCTGAGGACATCATGAGGGAGCGGCTGCTTGCTGCCACCATGGAGAAAGGCTTCCACCTCAATTGa